The following nucleotide sequence is from Barnesiella propionica.
AAGGTATCAGCATAAAAAAAGCTTCTACAAATAGTAGCAAGCCGATAATTTTTAATAACAGACGATAATTTATTTCTGCCATTTCATTTTTTTTTTAATAAAACAGTTTCTCTATTTTTTGAATAGCAGTATCCAGGCAAAAGACGACTACATGGTCATTCGGCTGTATATGAGTATTACCGGTTACGATCATTCCTTTTCCTTCCCGTATAAGACCACCGATAGTGAGATCTTTTGGTAAAGATAGTTCTTTAATAGGAGCTTTTGTTATTTTAGAACCTTCTTTAGCTACTAGTTCCGCGACTTCAGCATCTGCCAGAGCCATACATTTGGCATTTGAAGAATCTTCAGCCAATAACAATTGGAAAATACGGCTGGCGGCCAACAATTTTTTGTTGATAATAGTACCTATATTTAATCCTTCTGCAGTGGAAATGAATTGTATGTTTTCGACTTCGGCAATCGTTTTGCGTACACCGAACTCCTTAGCGGTAAGGCACGCTAATATGTTCGTTTCCGAGCTGTCCGTCAGTGCTATGAATGCATCTACATCTTTTATCCCTTCTTCTTTTAAAAGTTCCGTATCTCGTCCGTCACCTTGTATGATAATGGTATCATCCATTTTTTCCACGAGTTTGTAACTTTTTTTACGGTCTATTTCAATGAGTTTGATTTTTATATCGTTAGGGGTACAGGCTGCAATGCGTACGGCAATACGGCTGCCTCCCATGATCATTACTTTCTTGATATCTATTTCTTGTTTTCCGGTCAGTATGCGAATGTCTTTAATATGATCAGGCGTAGTCGTAAAATAAACGATATCTCCTAATTTCAATTCGTCGTTACCCCGGGGAATTATGGTCTCGTGTTTCCGTTTTATGGCAGCTATGTGAAAATAACTGTCCGCATTGGTCAGTTCAAACAGTTTTTTATTGAGTATCATTGCTGTATCTCTAAGCCGTACCCCTACCACAATGAGCTCGCCGTTACAAAGTTCGAACCAGTTACGTACCCAGTTTCTTCGTAAAGCAGTACTCACTTCATGGGCAGCTAGCATTTCCGGATAGATAAGTTCGTCGACACCCATTTTTTTGAAAAATTCTTTATTACCCGGTTTCAGGTATTCGTAATTATCTATGCGTGCAACTGTTTTTCGGGCTCCTAAGCTGGATGCTATGGCACATGCCGTAATATTTCGTGTTTCGAACGGGGTTACTGCAATGAAAAGATCGGTATGTTCTACATCTGCCTGTTTTTGCACGTGGAAAGAAGTCGGACTGCCTATTATGGTCATGAGGTTATAACGAGAATCCAGTTCCTGAAGTTTCTCATCATCGGTGTCAATTAATATGATGTCCTGTGCTTCTCTTGAGAGCATTTTGGCAAGGTGGGTTCCAACTTCTCCGGCTCCCGCAATTATTATTTTCATTTTATTATTGTATCGTGTGCAACAACTGTGTTTGTTTTTGAGGAACAATGCTCAATATTGTGTTTAATATACTGTCCTCGTCCATTCCGCATAATTTATATAATTCGTCAACTGTTCCGTGTCCGATAAATTCATCAGGAATACCTATACGTTTTACAGAGACCATGTATCCGTTATCATTCATAAATTCTATGACGGCCATTCCAAGACCGCCTTTGATACTACCGTCTTCGACGGTTATGACCCGTTTGTAATTTTTCCCTACCTCATGCAGGATATCTTCGTCTATAGGTTTTAAAAATATCATATCATAGTGCGCCGCAGAGATTCCTTGCAGGTTTGCTTTTTCAATAACATGGGCGACGGATGTCCCTATAGGGCCTAATGTAAGTATGGCGACATCATTGCCGTCGCGTAATTTGCGGCCTTTGCCATATTCCAGTAACTGAGGCGTACAATGCCAATCGGTCATATTTCCGCGTCCGCGGGGATATCTTATAGCAATAGGGCCCGACAGTTTTTTTTGCGCCGAGTACATTAAATGTTGCAAAAAATGCTCGTCCATCGGAGACGCGATATTCATGTTAGGTATGCAACGCAGATAGCTGAGGTCGAAATTTCCATGATGTGTTACGCCGTCTTCCCCGACAAGACCGGCCCGGTCGATACAAAAAATTACCGGAAGATTTTGTATGGCGACATCGTGAATTACCTGATCGAAAGCACGTTGCAGGAATGTTGAATAAATGCTGCAAAAGGGGATAAGTCCTTCTTTTGCCAGACCGGCAGCGAATGTAACGGCATGTTCTTCGGATATTCCTACGTCAAAGGAACGGGTAGGGTGGGCTTCCATCATATATATCATGGAGCTCCCGGTAGGCATGGCAGGAGTTATGGCGACTATTTTGTCGTTTTTATCGGCCAGCTCCACCAGTGTTTTGCCGAATACGTCCTGAAAACGGGGAGGAAGAGAACTTTCGTCCGACTTTACCCGTTCTCCCGTATCTTTATTGAATTTACCCGGGGCATGCCATGTAGTCGCCTCTTTTTCGGCAGGTTCGTAACCTTTTCCTTTTATCGTGCATAAATGTAGTATCTTGGGACCTGTCATGTCTTTAATATCGTTCAGAACACGAATGATATAACCTATATCATGTCCGTCTATAGGTCCGAAGTAACGTATGTTTAAGCCTTCGAATATATTTTGTTGTTTACTCAGTAAGGCTTTAAGACTATTGTTAAAGCGTAATATTGTACCTCTGTGGGCTTCATCTATAAGCTTAAGACGCCGTAATGTACGGTAAACGTCATAACGCAATTTATTATAACCTTTCGAGGTTGTGATATCTACCAGATAATTATTTAATCCTCCCACGTTATGGTCTATTGCCATATCGTTGTCGTTGAGGATAATGAGCATGTTGTTGGGAATGATGGAGGCGTTGTTCAAACCTTCGAATGCCAAACCTCCGGCTATGGAAGCATCTCCTATAACAGCAATAACCTGCCGTTGCTGTTCATCTTGTAATTGGGTAGCAGTCGCCATTCCCAAAGCGGCAGAAATAGAATTGGATGCGTGTCCGGCTACGAACGCATCGTATTCACTTTCCGAAGGGAGAGGAAAACCGCTAAGGCCGTTTAATTTTCGGTTGGTATGAAAAAGGTCACGTCTTCCCGTTAATATTTTGTGACCGTAAGCTTGGTGGCCGACGTCCCATACGATCCTGTCGTACGGAGTATTGAATACGTAATGTAAAGCGACGGTTAATTCCACTGCACCCATACTGGAAGCGAAATGTCCCGGATTCTTTGATAAAGAATCTATGATAAAGGAGCGGAGTTCGTTGCAAACTTGAGGTAGCTGATCTATGTCGAGTTTACGAAGATCTTCGGGAGAATCCAGAGTGGATAATATATTTGTTTTTTTTGTATCCGTCATATCTGATATATATGAGCAAAATAAAATATTCGGTACGGTTAAATCCAAATTGGTCTAAGAAAGTTATTTCTTATCCTTTTCACGGTTTATTTTTTTATATATGGGGATAAAAATAATAATACCCGATGCTATGATAGTAAATATTACCTGACCGTTTATTCCTCGTCCTCTGATTAATAAGAAACATAGGAATACCCATAATAATACAACGCATAACAATCTGAATATACTGTATTTTCGCATTTTAATTTTCGGTTATTTATAAATAACTACGGGCAGGAAAATTCCTGTCTGTTGTAACTTACAAATATAGATAATGTTTTACAATTGCGAAAATTAAAGTTTTTCTTTTACGGGTTATGTGTATATTCTTTGATATGATATTTCAGTTTGTTGGGAAAGTGTTTTTACGGATATTGCTTATAATGATAAAGATAAGTAGGGTGTTTATAAGACAAAGGCGCTTTAAAAGCGCCTTTGTCTTATAAATTTATTTGATGTTTTCCCTGAATTTTTTCAGATATTGCGTCATTTTTATATTGTCTTTTTCTTTGACTATTTCCAATAAAGTGGATAATTCGGTTCTTATTTTTTCCAATTGTTCCGGAGTATGCGGATTGAACAGGATTTCGGATAATAAATAGTCGTCTTCCGACGAAAGTCCTCGTGCGATAGACATATGCTTTTTAAAGGTAGTTCCGGGAGCGTCCTGGTGTTTCATGACCGCTGCGAACACAAGCGTAGAGGCGAAAGGAATGGATAGCGAGTATGCTATCGTTTCGTCATGCTCTTTGAATGAATATTCGAAAATATTGAGATGCAATTCATTATACAGGTCTTTGAAAAAGACTTTACCCAGATGGTCGCTTTCGGTGATAATGATCGTGTTTTGTGTACTCAAGTCACTCAGGTTTGCAAATGTGGGTCCGAACATGGGATGGGTTGATACGAACGGATGCCCCGCTTGTTTGTAAAATTCCGGTAATCCTGTTTTTACCGATGCGATATCCGATAATATACAATTCTTGGATAAATATGGTAATATCATTTTAAAAGCATCGATAGTATATTTTACGGTAGCAGCGTTAATAACAAGTTCAGGCTTGAAATCGGTTATCTCTTCCGGACGGGACATACGTATAGTATTGAATGTAAAACGCAGTCTCTGTAAATCGGTGTCGAACATAGCGACCTCATGTTTAAAACTTAGTACGTCCGCAAAAAACGAGCCCATTTTCCCGGCCCCTAAAATCAATATTTTCATGACCTGTGCTTCTATTTATTTATAATTTCGATTTGCTGACGTACCGATTCTTCATGGATTGCCTGCAATACCAGTTTCATAAATTCTCCGTCCATACCCAGTTCCATAGCTTGAGAGATACGTTTACTCAATATCTCATCATATCGGGTTGCTTGTAATACAGGCATGCTATGTTCTTTTTTATATTGCCCTATTTCTCTGGAAATACGCATACGTTTAGATAGAAGTTCCAGGAGCTGGTTATCCAGAATATCTATCTGGCTGCGTAATTCTGCCAGATTTTCAGTGGTTTGTGTGGTGTCACGAATAACCAGCATATGTAAGATATAATTCAGTACATCGGGAGTAATCTGCTGATTTTTATCACTCCATGCGCAATCCGGTTCGCAATGGGTTTCCACTATAAGACCGTCGTATCCCAGGTCCATGGCCTGTTGAGAAAGAGGAGCTATCAATTCTCTTTTACCACCCATATGGCTGGGATCACAGTAAATAGGAAGATTTGGCATACGTCTTCTCAATTCAATCGGTATGTGCCATTGAGGTTGATTACGGTAAATCTGCTTATCATAAGTACTGAATCCCCGGTGGATAACTCCGAGTTTGTGTATTCCCGCGTTATAAATACGTTCGACAGCCCCTATCCATAATTCCAGATCGGGATTTACAGGATTCTTGATAAGAACGGGAATATCCACGCCTTTAAGAGCATCGGCTATTTCTTGTACGGCAAAGGGATTGGCGGCAGTACGGGCTCCTATCCATAGCATGTCAATACCATGTTTCAATGCTTCGAATACGTGGCGTTCTGTGGCAACTTCGGTAGAGATGTACATCTCTGTCTCTTCTTTTACGCGTTTTAACCAGGTAAGTCCTTCTACCCCGACCCCTTCGAATCCTCCGGGTTTTGTACGGGGTTTCCATATTCCTGCACGAAATATTTTTATTCCTTGTGAGGCCAGCTCTTTGGCTGTTCTCATTACTTGTTCTTCTGTCTCTGCGCTGC
It contains:
- a CDS encoding prephenate dehydrogenase/arogenate dehydrogenase family protein, coding for MKILILGAGKMGSFFADVLSFKHEVAMFDTDLQRLRFTFNTIRMSRPEEITDFKPELVINAATVKYTIDAFKMILPYLSKNCILSDIASVKTGLPEFYKQAGHPFVSTHPMFGPTFANLSDLSTQNTIIITESDHLGKVFFKDLYNELHLNIFEYSFKEHDETIAYSLSIPFASTLVFAAVMKHQDAPGTTFKKHMSIARGLSSEDDYLLSEILFNPHTPEQLEKIRTELSTLLEIVKEKDNIKMTQYLKKFRENIK
- the dxs gene encoding 1-deoxy-D-xylulose-5-phosphate synthase — protein: MTDTKKTNILSTLDSPEDLRKLDIDQLPQVCNELRSFIIDSLSKNPGHFASSMGAVELTVALHYVFNTPYDRIVWDVGHQAYGHKILTGRRDLFHTNRKLNGLSGFPLPSESEYDAFVAGHASNSISAALGMATATQLQDEQQRQVIAVIGDASIAGGLAFEGLNNASIIPNNMLIILNDNDMAIDHNVGGLNNYLVDITTSKGYNKLRYDVYRTLRRLKLIDEAHRGTILRFNNSLKALLSKQQNIFEGLNIRYFGPIDGHDIGYIIRVLNDIKDMTGPKILHLCTIKGKGYEPAEKEATTWHAPGKFNKDTGERVKSDESSLPPRFQDVFGKTLVELADKNDKIVAITPAMPTGSSMIYMMEAHPTRSFDVGISEEHAVTFAAGLAKEGLIPFCSIYSTFLQRAFDQVIHDVAIQNLPVIFCIDRAGLVGEDGVTHHGNFDLSYLRCIPNMNIASPMDEHFLQHLMYSAQKKLSGPIAIRYPRGRGNMTDWHCTPQLLEYGKGRKLRDGNDVAILTLGPIGTSVAHVIEKANLQGISAAHYDMIFLKPIDEDILHEVGKNYKRVITVEDGSIKGGLGMAVIEFMNDNGYMVSVKRIGIPDEFIGHGTVDELYKLCGMDEDSILNTILSIVPQKQTQLLHTIQ
- the trkA gene encoding Trk system potassium transporter TrkA — translated: MKIIIAGAGEVGTHLAKMLSREAQDIILIDTDDEKLQELDSRYNLMTIIGSPTSFHVQKQADVEHTDLFIAVTPFETRNITACAIASSLGARKTVARIDNYEYLKPGNKEFFKKMGVDELIYPEMLAAHEVSTALRRNWVRNWFELCNGELIVVGVRLRDTAMILNKKLFELTNADSYFHIAAIKRKHETIIPRGNDELKLGDIVYFTTTPDHIKDIRILTGKQEIDIKKVMIMGGSRIAVRIAACTPNDIKIKLIEIDRKKSYKLVEKMDDTIIIQGDGRDTELLKEEGIKDVDAFIALTDSSETNILACLTAKEFGVRKTIAEVENIQFISTAEGLNIGTIINKKLLAASRIFQLLLAEDSSNAKCMALADAEVAELVAKEGSKITKAPIKELSLPKDLTIGGLIREGKGMIVTGNTHIQPNDHVVVFCLDTAIQKIEKLFY
- a CDS encoding bifunctional 3-deoxy-7-phosphoheptulonate synthase/chorismate mutase type II — protein: MKDLEPILLPGIEAKRPLIIAGPCSAETEEQVMRTAKELASQGIKIFRAGIWKPRTKPGGFEGVGVEGLTWLKRVKEETEMYISTEVATERHVFEALKHGIDMLWIGARTAANPFAVQEIADALKGVDIPVLIKNPVNPDLELWIGAVERIYNAGIHKLGVIHRGFSTYDKQIYRNQPQWHIPIELRRRMPNLPIYCDPSHMGGKRELIAPLSQQAMDLGYDGLIVETHCEPDCAWSDKNQQITPDVLNYILHMLVIRDTTQTTENLAELRSQIDILDNQLLELLSKRMRISREIGQYKKEHSMPVLQATRYDEILSKRISQAMELGMDGEFMKLVLQAIHEESVRQQIEIINK